The DNA segment TCGACTTCAGCGCTCAGTAGGTTAAGATGTAGGTATTACCGTCAACGActgcaaaaaaaagtaaaatacgaGGGGGGAGTGGGGGGATTCTGTCTGTTATTTTGATACTGATGTAGATGGACATCCGCTTGTTCACCACGGTAGCTAAGTGATCCCTGATAGAAGGTTTTCCGTACAAACTAGGATACAATAATACTTGAAGACACAGGCACAAGCGCAAACTTCCAACGGAAATTTATTGATTTACAGGATGAATTTTATCCAGATGACATGACGAACAACCGGATGTCGAAAAGAAAGAGATTTTAACTAACAAGTGAACTGTAACTGACCCAGATGACAAAAAACACAAATTCACCCACAAGATGGGCCGAGAGAAGCCATTTATGGCCGTCGACCTTGCGATAGTTAATTTAACTATTTTTGTGTCAACCCTATCGATGCAGCACTCACACATTAGATTCTCAGGCGATTAATTTCTGCAGCGTCAATTATTTGTCTCGTCGTCTGTTTTTTGGTGTTTGGCGATCACCAAGCAACCTTCAAAACAGGTTGACAATCGCAACCTGGGTAATGAATTCGTAAGTGTCCTTGCACTGTCCTATGAACGCTGCAATCGGGCTCGCGAAGCCTATCATTTAGGCACCCTCCTGTCTGGCCACACGACAGGGACATCGCATAGAAAACATTCTCCGCAAATGCCACATGTGGGCCCGAATTCACCAAGCTCTTCGTCCCTAAGGACTCTATGCCATTAGCTGCTAGCGTTCGCTAATAATGTCCCACATGAGGAAAGGCTgtaatttgctcttacgaacaatcctAACTAAATATGGCCCACGCCTTTCTGTCCttattaaatgcgaaacatttcttggtgaacatttggcACTTTGagaatatctatctatctatctatctatctatctatctatctatctatctatctatctatctatctatctatctatctatctatctatctatctatctatctatctatctatctatctatctatctatctatctatctatctatctatctatctatctatctatctatctatctatctatctatccgcctacgtcggggctctcatggtcgttaactttgtatgcaccaaaattggcatagtatgacgagAGTGtggacgaacataaattataggtcatcacatgaatgtcctgacatgcgtgtcatgtaggttatgaaacagccgcctacgtctcggcggtctcatgatcgtttcgttaacatggtaggtgccaaaattggcatagtgtgataagagtgtatgacgaacataaatgatagatcatcacatgcttgtcatgcaggtcacgaaacagccgcccacgtctaggtgctctcgtggtcgttttgttaacttgctataggctccccgcacacgtCTTCgtgtaacatcgattcccacaggttATGGCAACTGCTGgccttctttttgtcttttttgcgcAATACCGAGCCCTTTCACCGACGTTCTTTCGTACCTTACAAAGCTTATGAGGCCTTagtagctatggcgttgagctgctaagcacgagggtgCGGGATCAGATTCCAGCCGCAGCGGTCGCATGTCACGTGATGAGTGAAAATATAACGTCACCCGTGTACCACGCATTGGCTgcacttaaagaactccaggtggccaaaattatttcgCAGTCCgccactacaacgtgcctcacACTAATATCGTGGCTCTTGGCACGTAAGGCCCCATAATTAAATTGTTTAAAACTATTTCCTAAACCGCTGAAAAagaaacgaagtaaaaaaaacaCCTTCAATCCTGTGCGCTCGGCGATCTTTTTCACGTCGGCTATTTCCGACATTTTCCGCAATAACTTTGAGGACCTGAAATAAAAATTTTGCCTCCCAAAGTCCGTAGATTTCAGCTTTCTCTCTTAAATAcagaacatttcattcaaatcggttcaactCGCACTAGACAACGCGAGAATTTCAGCGTTTCACATGTAATTTGAATAGGGACATTGGAGTTTACCCGGAAGCAAATCTTCCTCTTCAACATGCTGCTTCACGATGGCCTGCGTATAACAAAAATTCGTGCACTTTTAAGCATGTAATACTTTTAGcttccgttgtcggcgaccttcaagtgaccttgagccaaaagccagagccgttatccgggcactcaaacgagaagaaaacgagatcatccgggcaaccagtcaaaagttaacaaatgcggtctctggcccccaaacCATTGTACGGGACCACaatacatacgctagttactgctcaaacaagttacaaaaaatattgcttccgagttcttcctaatgtttgttcacaatatcactgaagctgtaacttatGGCACGCataagttttatttgtcatttccaatagcgacgttcaaaaggcagataaagGGCACCATATaattgattgtcatcttttggcgctgagacagggttgcctgtgcttttttcaacgccagcggtcttTGAGTTCCGCGGCGTGGGGTTTGCGCCGcatccttcgagagatggcgccacgctacgtgaccaggccggcagcgtccggctcGCCGCGGCTGGTTGTGTGGTGTGCCCTTGCGAACATTCActatacccattttaagattgtggctagtatcatctccaaccaatctgcacTGCCGGtggccatttcatgcttacatataCTCTTGATTACGGGAGAATCAGCATTTTTTCCCGCTCctatgcagggtagcaaacccgaAACACACGTCTGATTAACCCTCCTGCCTTTCCTATATGACTGTCTCTCTCCTCTATGTAGCCTGGTGAACCGCGCCTCAAAGAACCTCAAATGCTCAAGATTGATACGGAGTCTTTCACTACGGCGTCTTTCGTAGCCTCCGTGGCGCTTTTGGAAAACCACTTTATTCAATCAATATTTAATTAAGATGACGCTTCACCTGGCGGCTAACTTTCCTTATTCAAATACGTGTAAAACGCACCGATTGACAAACGCTGATCCGACTTGAATAAAATTTGTTTCAATTAAGAAAAAGTGGCTGAATTATATCGATTGCAGGAAGTAGAAGTTTGAGTTAGGGCATCAAATTTTCTTAAGAATTCCCAAAAGACGCTAAGTTGAAAAGAAACTTAAGCGCGAAGTTTGCAAATTTGTAACTGTGCACCAAGGACAGCTATCACATTTATGCAACCTGAATCGGTTTAAGCATCTAAAGCAGAAAATGTGACGTGTGAGTTTGCCGTTTACGTGAAATTGTTAAAATGCTTGGGATAAGTGTAGCTTACAGAAATATATTATTGCCAAAAGAGAAGAGTTGTAAATTCAAATCCTCAGTTACTTGAAATTTTGCGATTtccaatccttttttttttttgtgagttgaCATTGAAATTGCCTCGCCTTGCGAAATCCCCAAAAATCGTGCAACTTTCATCTTGAAATTGTGAGAATTTGAACGCCAACCGTAAATAAAAATCTACTCCCCATTGTCGGCAGATTTTTAAGTTCTTTTAAATACAACAGACTTAATGAATatcagtgcagtggttgccgagaaaaacgatttctctgtTCATGGGTACTTAAAATAGGACCTCATGAGGTAAATGTTCCTTTTAAGAGTGTCACGAAGTGTATGCAACAGCGCCATATGCAAATCAGGATTCGTATACCTGGTAAGGGCGTAGCACTTGCAGGCTTGTCCGTGGCAGGTGCCGCCATATCCCGTGTGCTGAACGCAGAACTGCTCGCACCTGGGGTTACCCGACAGGCAAGGCACTTCTCCTGCAGGTTCGTTCGAAGAGTACGTGCTACGCTGATGTTCTGGCAAGGATCCATGCATCACGAGGAAAGTATTTCGAACAGAAATCGACACTGGCTAGCAAGGGCAATGGAAAAGTGCGCGCTAATGGTTTCAGCAAACATTTAGAAGGAGAGTTGCATTTGTTGGTGGTATATTGTAGCATATATACCGTACGTTATACACTCGCACTGTACAacatgcaggcgcaagttggattcaGCTACCGCagaacaggggtaattggagatcgcagggagaggccttcgtcctgctttggacataaaaataggctgatgacgatgatgatgatgatgattgtgcaACATAAAAAGACAACTGCCCTCCTAATATCAGTATTTTATTGATTTGTACCTTCGCTTCGTGCGTCGTGTGGTGatgtttctgaaaatgtttttgTTCCCACTGTTGCTTTGACTATTACGTTGTAATGTCGTGGGTGTATTACCTGTAAAAACTCACTATCCTGAAAAAAGAAACGGCATACGTATACAGATGCATAGGAGTATATGAGCATGAGTTGCATTGGTTCCTGATTACGTCACAGTGAGAATCGCGTGATCGTATCGACATGATACGAAGGGGGATCCTGCTGCAGCGTAaccctgcagttgacataaattaggctgttgatgatgatcatgaatACTGATCAGGCATTTCTCTAAGAACGACCAGCGCCGTACACGGCTGTCACTCTTCTATCCTTCCTGACCAAAGTAGAAACAACAGCGTATTTTCTTCGAATAGGCAACACCAGCTATTATTGCATTACTAAAATATTTCTTATAACTTATTACGCGGGAAACACATGCGCATCAAAAACCATCCGATCTTTCGGACGACGCGCCGGACACACAGCTACTCCGACTGCTGACGTCATTTCCTGACGCCTCCTTGAAAGCGACTGTCACATGCCGAGTGGTCTTACAagacgttatatatatatatatatatatatatatatatatatatatatatatatatatatatatatatatatatatagtagtaactggatttttcaatgggccaagcgtatttaggaaaatcagaagcacaacttcgcggttatcttaggtttattatttacccaacagtttcggccggtggaccgacctttttcaatatatatatatatatatatatatatatatatatatatatatatatatatatatatataatgtttgaGCCGCATTCGGTTAAACGTCGCCTGCACGAACTGCAGACTGCAAATGACGCGTTAGCCACTGTACAATGCGTGTGATGACTTAACGCGGATGTTTTATGCATCTTCGTATGCAATGCGGCCTCAAGGGCGACTGTAAAACCATGCTTAAAATTTCTCTGGCACGTCCTTAGAGTGCCAGACTTTGTCAAAAGTACACGGACTACGAAAGGGGATGTCAAcaaatcatcatcgtcgtcattatCGAGTTGCAGTGGACAGCTCAGTGCAGGGAATTAACGCTCCAGAATGCGGGGCTTAGCATTCCTCATAGAAACTGGCTTGTACCAGGCACTTCGACGAGTCGTTACTGTGTGTGCTTGTGTACGTTGGGTGCGTGTGCATGCACGAATGCCGTGATTTTAAAAGCCACACTCGTCATCTAACATGTTACGCGTATGACCAAGCCAAGCCTCTTCAAAGAGCACCCGCTAAAGAGTTTCTCTTTCAATGTTTAACCTTATAACGGGAGTCTATCTTTAGGCGCACCGGCTGCTGCAACGAAGACACAGCGCGCGCGCCCTCGGTGTGCTCGCCTCTCACGATCGCCTCGTTTTGCAGTGACAGTCAACGATATACGAATGACTGGATATTCCGTGAACCGGTGTACATATCCTGAGTATATCATCCTTGTATCGTGACCAAGTGCATCGCTCCATATCCTACAACGTCATGAAAACTTGAATGCGGTTGTCAGTATGTGAAAAGTGCGGAGAATCATCATACTCATAATTCCGAAATCATTCGGTGATTCCACGAACCGCAGCGAGGTCCGTGGGCGCGTGTGTGGGAGGGAGCCTGTCCGAGCATTATTTCATTGAGTCTAAGTGAATTTGGCGGGCTCTTGTTTTCGGGTGGGATTGAGTCCGATTGACTAGACTGGGGAAAACCAGCACAAAAGAGAAGGCACGCAATGAGAGTAAAGAAAAGGACAACGACGCCATTTTGACGATGGAAAGACGACAACGAAATGATGATGGCTGCGGGAAGACGGCGGCGTGATGGCGGTGGTTTGATGACGACAAAATGACAGCGCTGTGATGGCGACAGAGTGAAGACGGCAGGGTcgatgacgacgacatgacaAGGGAGGAATACTCGGAACGGAATGTAGGCAATAAAATGACGACGGCGTTATGAAGATGACGGCGTGTTTGGGCTGGAGATCGTGCAAGTCTGCGCTTACGTATGTACATCAGCTGCCGCCCCGGGTGGCCTCGGTTCACACCATATCTAATGCCCGTTTGCACATTGTTCGCTACCGGCCCATTGTGCAAGAATGTGCCTTCATATAAATACACATATACATAAATATACCTGCCGAGACACCGCATGACCCAGCAGcagacagcaacagcagcagccacgccGAATCCGAAAAGTTAAGCAAAGAAGTCTTTACTTTAAAATATTTGCTCTTCCAGAAGAACAAAAGATCGATACATCGACAAATCCAACGAGAAAAACGGCACCATAAACGATACCAATTCATCGCTCAATTTGTATCAGTACTGCAGTAATTCAGCAAGTTGGGCAAGTTGATTGCCGTCCAAAATGatattcatcatcatcctattttcaAGTCCACTGaaagacgaaggcctcttccgGCGACCTCAAATTACTCCTGTCCAGCTGTATAGCCAGTGAGGTTATACTATAGTcgaggtgcaaccaaattaggaaggcccaccaagcttcaacaaagacactccctcaccagaacagggacgtccttcctggtgcagtattcggccactacttcCCTCATGACTCTTGCAAAATTAAAGCAGAGAGCGCAAAATGGCAACGAGGACAAGACAGAATGGACGACCGCTCGTCCTGTCATATATATCTTGTGCTCATTCCCTCTTTGCACTTTGTATACTTTCATTATGGTCtatcagtgggcctcttcgattatccgtctctgacagtcccggaccgtccgagaagctgcacacgcaacACTCATTGGTTTAAAGCACTGCTTCGGGCAGTCCGTggctgtcagggacggataatcgaagagacCCAGTATGTCTCAAGCAAAACTTTTCTCACTCATTTCCTCGCTCATGCGGCTTCCAAAACCAGGCTGCGGTCCCATCTGTGGTCCCATCTGTGGTGGCACCTGTGGTCCCAACTGCGGAGGGTATCCTGGGAACATGGTGGACGGAGTGCACACGCACTGGTAGCCCCGACAGCGTCCTCCGGCGCCGTAGTACCGCGAGCAGCTCGCCTGGCACTCCGCGTAGTTGCCGTACCAGCACGGGTCTGCACCACGCGCTCCCGGGCATTGTGCCCCAGTAAGTCATCACTGCCTCGGACCGGATCACCAGAGACCCCATGTGCGTGTATGCGCTCAAAATATGTGCGTTGAATGTAAGACGTACATGTTGTTTTAAACTACTAAAGAGGTACAGTGGATTCTCGTTGATGCGTTTCTGCATGATACCTtttttttcgggataatacgttttttttgttattttctcaGCCAAGGTCTTTCAGAagcaatgtatttcggataatacggttttcggatgatacgttttattttccggttcctgtgaagatcgtatcaacaagattccactgtatacatAAGAATAAGCTGTATGCCTACGCAAATAGGATAGTCATTGATATCCCGCCAGAAGCAATTTACTACGGCCCGGATCCCCAGAAGCCCGCCCTCAATGCGTGTATATGCGCTCAAAATATGTGCGTTGAAAGTAAGCCAgatatattgttttttttaaatactaAAGAGGCATACATAAGAACAAGCTGTATACATACGCAAAGAGGATATTCACTGCTGTCCCGCCAGAAGAAATTTACCAAGATTGCCAAGAACGAAGACCAGTTATGAAAAAACAAATGATGTGTACCAGATAATGCGATTAATGAGTAAACAGGAATGCAACTTATACTTTGGCGTTACTCTAAAAGCCAGGCTAACAAATTTTGTTTGGATGATTTATTATTTATGAACACTAGACAATATTACTCAGAATTTATATTGAAGATATGCTATTCTTATTATACCCATAGGCGTAGGTGCACTGCAGACGTTTTCTTATTTGCTATACTCTATAAAAAGTGTATTATTAGCTGCATTGTACGTGTCAAACATCACTACGGGTGGCAGATGCCTTTGTAAGGCGAATAAAGCGCCTTTTGCTTCTGTTCTGTTTCTCGTGTATATAAGCAAGATAGAAATAATCATTACAACTATTACTATTATATAGCtgtgttttgtttgtttgattgtttCTATGTCTTAGTTTGAGcagatttcttcttttttttttcttcagatcgCATGAAGCATACAGCGCAATTCGTCATGTTCAAGTGGATTATCCGAACATATACATTATACTAGCTTGCACGGAAAATCTCATTGTCCAGTTGTAAAGCTACAAAGAAAATTACAAAtgatctgttttaattgttcacTCTAGCGCGTtgtaattgcgaaattgaagccgggCAATATTTTAGTATTGTCGGCTTATAGCCGAAATCTTAAGACTCGCACAACTTTCGAGACATATGTCCCAAAAATCTGCTAAAATGTACATTGAAGTACTAATCAAGAACGTCTCGAATGACTAAAGGAACTCTTTTCGGAAACTGGTAAGTAGAACGGCAGTGCATTTTATAGCAAATATTAAGGgcggatatctcgaaagtggttaAAGTATTGCGATTTCTCCTAAGCAATTATTAATTCACTACTAGCTTGACTTCTGTTTCCCAGTTGCACTATGCCCCCAAGTGAACCATAAAAGGTATTTTAAATAATTTCAATGACATATCTGTACATTGTGATTTCTCATGCAGCTAATTTCCGCCTTATGAACATATCTGCCTGTAAAGGCAGAACAGCGCTGTAACAGGCATTTCTTTTTAACCTGCTCGAACTAAAAATATTGATAATAACCCAGGTGACATACACTTTTCTCCTATTCTTTTCTCTGTTGTATGCACTTTCTTTGTTTTGATCGCACGCGCACTTCGTATCACACAGGCACACGCCTTCTCGAAATAGCATATTGTCGCGTCAATATTAATAAATCGTGACTCACCTGATGCCCCTGCGTTCTGTCCTCGGACTACAGTGACAGCTGCGCAGTAAAGGTGGTAGAGAAACAGAGTTAATTTATGCGTTATGGTGTTGCAGTCACCGTGATCATCATCAGTttatatttctgtccactgcaggacgaaggcctctcgcggTGAACTCCAATTATCCCTTTCTCGTGCAAGCTGGCACCATATTGTGCCtgacaaatttcctaatttcatcacaacGGCTAGTTCTGTGCTGCCCTCGATTGCGCTTACATTTCCTctgcacccattctgtaaccctaatggactGCCGGTTATGTACTCTATACGGGTGATTGAGTTGTACGgtatttttagaaatcgcctgttgcagataacgtaatCCGGGCCCTTTAGCGGGATTATTCAGGGAGGCGGAAATTAATTTTACGAAAAACTGAAGCgcgtattcaactaattaacaaaaagtaaCTAACTAGCATCTTAATTATGTTGCGATACATATGGTAATTAACCAATTTTAGCCTGTGagattgcaaggcatatccactttaATAAATTTCCAGATGACgtacaccagtttagagataggCGCGTCAAACTCGCCGTAGAAAAAgccctgttgttccacttattatgattatatttaaaaattaaaacgctattttatgcattgaagcacaaaaactGGAGCGCCCACGTATTTcattccacactttgggaaatatctcgaaactggatcagagagcaaacggggataggcgatattctaattggcattaagagaaagaaatggagctgtgcagtAGGATgtataaccagtggaccattagagttattgaatggatacaaagagaaggcaagcgcagtcgaggacggcagaaaactaggtggggtgatgaagttgggaaaccTGCAGCAACTAGCGCAAGAAataggtaattggagatcgcagggagaggcctttgccctgaagtggacataaatataggctgatgatgattatctcgaaactggtgtaatcctggaaaTTGACTTCAACTGGGTACGTTTtgaaactcaccggctacaattcgtaaattgcaatgtgcacCATCAAGTAATTATgtaagaagttaattaatgacattttgctaattagttaatatgcgtttcgatttgtcatgctagtaatgtccgtctcttcgaattATCccgctcaaggacaagaattatcctatctgccacaggcgatatgtaagaattccgtaaaacttaaatgtGATCGCcctggcctgcccaactccatctCTTCATCTTATCGGCAACTACAATATCTACACCCctatttgctctctgatccacaccgctgtcttcctatCTCGTAGTTTTTCGGTAAAGATTGGTAAACCTCTAAGAAAAGTTACAGAAGCACTTAAGTCTCCTTAGGTGCactgaatgcgaaaacattatggGCGTGTCGACTATATCGACGTCCGTACTATTTCGACTTCCACGTCACGTGACATTGTCACATCACGTCACcacttggtcatgtgaccttGCAAATTCAGGTTCTTACTTGGTCACGTGATTATGTCACATGATgtgatcacttggtcatgtgctcggatgggcaaagtcaattttgggggtgggccacccaaattttgggggtgggccaagtcgATTGTAGAAGTGTGCCAGGTCGGTATAGCACGTGGTCAAcccaattttcgaattgggcaaagtaaaTTTTTTGGGCGGGGGCCAGGTCGTTTTTCATTGACATtaaaacgtgacgtcatcacttggtcacgggGGTtctggtaccatcggatgttaacgccggacgccaGATTTTCCGTTTCAGGGGGCATATAATGTTATCGCATTAGTAAACACATCACGCTGCATGAGGCCTTTTGCTAAAGTAGAGCCGCGCTGGAAACTTCGAGGGGTTCAGAGATTACGAACCAAGAAAGAATGATTGACAGTTATCGGATGCCCCTCGTAATATATCAAACATACAAAACGCACAAAAGTCATGCACTGTCAGATATGACTGACTCTCACCACACACCGGGGTAACTCAGCGTCTATGGCCTTCTCCAGCTGGGCACAATGTGACGGATTCGAATCCCGACCATTTCGATTTAAATAGATTGTAAAAAATGCAGATACACTATTATTTGTGTGCAGTTAAATAACTGCAGTTGCTGGCAATCTATTGGGACTTCTCCACAATGCCGAATTTAATAAGCAGACTGTCATTTTGGAGCGTTAGACCTTCCTTCCAGCGTAAAGTAGAGGAGGCGAAGCATAGAAGAAATTACCTGTTTCTTTTAGCTGGAAGGTGTTTAAGTATGAACGATGTGTCAATTTGCGATCAGCTTCATTTCTTTAATAAGGGTCAAGATAATTACAGATCCTAACTTCCGTGCACCCAAAATAGTGTATTATGTGATACTGGTGGTTGAAATGACGTTCCTCGTCTGACATTATCGAAAGTCGAGCCGGATATGATTCCCAAGGCTAAAAAAATTCAATTCTGAGATTTCTTGTGCCAGAATCACAATAgaattgtgaggcacgccatagtgtaGAAGTCccgattaattctgaccacctgggtttcttagACGCGCACCTAAAAACACGAACGTTTTTCGCATTTTGCGcccattgaaatgcggtcgccgcggcccaGATCGACACCACGACGTCTAGCTTAGCACGCAACCCAATAGCCTAATATTAAATAACCGCGGCGGGTATCACTCCAAAGGCTAGATCTATTAAACACATATACATGGATTCCAATGAAATTGATAGACCACCGTGTTCATTATGCAGAGGCCATGGGTTCGGCGCCCATCAGCGGTACATTGTCTtatctttcattttctttattctaTATTAAGGATACGAAGATTATCGCAAGTTTACCCCAATTCATATTAGCTCCTAGGTTTAAATTAAAAAAGCAGTTCATTTCCCTTATGTTTTTTTCCTCGACTTCATAGACCTGTATTAAAGTATACGACTGCGCCATGAACACCTCCGATATAGcgggcgattcagaaagtaatggCTCCAACCCCACTATTTAGTCAATAGTTCTGCAAATATTTCAAACTATTTATCATTAATGTACAGATGTTTAAGTTATAGAATGTAACTTGCCTCACCTTCCTAtctcgttccagagtaatcgagcaatccatggcatcCAGTGGGGACGTCCGGTAGAAACAacgggctgtaattgaatttctgactgcgaAAGGTTGTGCGCCCATCAACATTCATCGCCGTTTGACTGCAGTTTACGGGGATGCCTGTGTTGACGTCAGCATTGTGCTGAGGTGGGTAAGGACAGTGAAAGACCAAAATTCAGCCGCATCAAATCTCCACATGGAGCCACAACCTTCCGCAGTCCGAAATTCAATTACGGCCAGCTGTTTCAACcggacgtcaccactggatgccatggattgattactcgattactctggaacgaaagagataggaaggtgaggcaagtgacattctatagcttaaacatcagtgcattaatTATAAAGATTCCAAAATGTTTGCAATAGTGTTGGCAAAGTACTGGCTTGGAGGCTTTACTTTCTGAATCGCCTACCAAATCTCTAATGACGCGCCTTTCGGTTCGACAACtagctcctttttttctttcttcctttctttttatgCCGAATATTTCAGTTAGACGCCGTCGACTCTCACCGAGTCCCGTGAGCAGCACGAGAGCAGGAAGTCTTCCCAGCACCGGAACCCGCCGCCGTGGCCACCTCATCTCCTTCGCCATTGTGCGCCGGACGCGGATGACAGGCGAGCGGTTTCCGGCTGTCCAGCTGTCCCGCTGTCCTCCGGTTCCTTCCGTCACGATCCGCTCACACCCGCGTCCGTGCCTAGTAGCGGCGACCCGTAAATTTCTGGCCGCCTTTCTGCAATTTGCAAGCACGCGTAAGGTCTAACAGTCACGGCCAATCCACCGTAACGCGCTGATTGTGTGCCTGTCTGCATCCTGCATGTGTGTATCGAGTGAATGAGCGGGGTGTGAGGTGAGACTGACGGGGGGAGGGGGTAATgggaggagaggaagggggagtgTTGTCATAAGTTGTGTGTTTGCGTACGGGAGCGGCGACGATGCGAGAGGCATTTCCATTCGGTGGATGGACACTAAGAAAGGAAACCTTGTTGCGGAGGACTACGTCGAGATCAGTACCTCCGGGGCGTGAGTCGCCCACCTGAACACCCTGAGCTCGTTTGCATGTCAAAGCGGTTCGTGTCGCCGTGGTCTATCCGCTATGTTGCGGTGTGGCGA comes from the Dermacentor silvarum isolate Dsil-2018 chromosome 9, BIME_Dsil_1.4, whole genome shotgun sequence genome and includes:
- the LOC119465047 gene encoding uncharacterized protein LOC119465047 isoform X3, which produces MAKEMRWPRRRVPVLGRLPALVLLTGLAVTVVRGQNAGASGYPPQLGPQVPPQMGPQMGPQPGFGSRMSEEMREVPCLSGNPRCEQFCVQHTGYGGTCHGQACKCYALTRPS
- the LOC119465047 gene encoding uncharacterized protein LOC119465047 isoform X1 — encoded protein: MAKEMRWPRRRVPVLGRLPALVLLTGLAVTVVRGQNAGASDPCWYGNYAECQASCSRYYGAGGRCRGYQCVCTPSTMFPGYPPQLGPQVPPQMGPQMGPQPGFGSRMSEEMREVPCLSGNPRCEQFCVQHTGYGGTCHGQACKCYALTRPS
- the LOC119465047 gene encoding uncharacterized protein LOC119465047 isoform X2, which encodes MAKEMRWPRRRVPVLGRLPALVLLTGLAVTVVRGQNAGASDPCWYGNYAECQASCSRYYGAGGRCRGYQCVCTPSTMFPGYPPQLGPQVPPQMGPQMGPQPGFGSRMSEEMREVPCLSGNPRCEQFCVQHTGYGGTCHGQACKCYALTRR